Proteins encoded together in one Lathyrus oleraceus cultivar Zhongwan6 chromosome 5, CAAS_Psat_ZW6_1.0, whole genome shotgun sequence window:
- the LOC127079689 gene encoding uncharacterized protein LOC127079689 — MEDFIETQTHLRMESMMERFVATQTLQNEEFRKQSLYTNETLTQLNNVVESLVTHNETLETQIFLLAQTPLGPFPEKHADMVTTTSERFIENPKDSDNEEGSGEKKVEIEKVPQTPPEREVVKKVEKEELCVVPSPYKSPIPFPRRSVEVKVDPKSERNEELSENIHTNAPLFATLTKKRKFEAHEIRELISIKRGKPDFEVVFSKLNLNLKS; from the coding sequence atggaggatttcattgaGACGCAAACTCACTTAAGGATGGAATCTATGATGGAACGCTTTGTGGCTACACAAACTCTTCAGAATGAAGAATTTAGGAAACAAAGTCTCtataccaatgaaacccttaCGCAACTGAACAATGTGGTCGAGTCCCTCGTCACTCACAACGAGACATTGGAGACTCAAATCTTCCTTCTTGCGCAGACACCTCTAGGACCTTTCCCTGAGAAACATGCGGATATGGTAACAACCACCAGTGAAAGATTTATCGAAAATCCTAAGGATAGTGACAATGAGGAGGGTTCAGGTGAGAAAAAAGTAGAGATTGAGAAAGTTCCACAAACACCACCCGAAAGGGAGGTTGTCAAAAAGGTAGAGAAGGAAGAGCTATGTGTTGTCCCTTCTCCCTATAAATCACCAATTCCTTTCCCGCGAAGGTCTGTGGAAGTTAAGGTAGACCCCAAATCCGAAAGAAATGAGGAGCTATCAgaaaatatccacaccaatgcacCTTTATTTGCCACCCTGACCAAGAAGAGAAAATTTGAAGCCCATGAAATTAGGGAACTAATTAGTATAAAAAGGGGCAAACCAGACTTTGAGGTGGTGTTTTCAAAATTGAACCTAAACCTGAAAAGCTAG